One Alligator mississippiensis isolate rAllMis1 chromosome 1, rAllMis1, whole genome shotgun sequence genomic window carries:
- the LOC132250896 gene encoding cytochrome P450 2K6-like, with protein MDWTDPTGVCLALVMTLLFIMKIGRFWSSSSSSKDIPPGPRPLPIIGNLHIIDLKRPYRTLLELSKTYGPVVNIHMGIKKMVVLSGYETVKEALVNQADAFAERPKIPVFEDFSKGKGIIFSHGQNWKVMRRFALSTLRDLGMGRRVTEDYIVEECGYLIEKFESQKGKPFDPIMIMNGAVGNIIVSIVLGERFGYEDPQFVKLLHLINENVRVCGSPSVMIYNLFPALGFLLKGHKVVLQNRDELHAFSQVTFIEHLRKLDRNDQRSLIDAFLIRQQEEENDTNSYFQDGNLKALITNLFTAGLETTSTTLRWGFLLMMKYPEIQQKVQEEIERVLGSNPPRIEHRSKMPYTDAVVHEIQRFSNILPMDLPHETTMDVTLKGYFIPKGTYIIPLLASVLQDKSQWEKPDAFYPEHFLDAEGKFVKKEAFMPFSAGRRMCAGETLAKMELFLFFASLLQRFTFQPAPGVSRLDLDLTPAVGFTTPPMPHEICAVPRS; from the exons ATGGATTGGACTGATCCCACTGGGGTATGCCTGGCATTGGTCATGACTCTTCTGTTTATCATGAAAATTGGGAggttctggagcagcagcagtagcagcaaggaCATCCCTCCAGGACCAAGGCCCTTACCCATCATTGGAAACCTGCACATTATAGACCTGAAGAGACCCTACCGGACTCTCCTTGAG CTGTCAAAAACTTATGGGCCAGTTGTCAACATTCATATGGGAATCAAGAAGATGGTGGTGCTCTCAGGTTACGAGACAGTGAAGGAAGCTCTGGTGAACCAGGCAGATGCATTTGCAGAGAGACCTAAAATCCCAGTATTTGAagatttttccaaaggaaaag GTATTATTTTTTCACATGGCCAAAACTGGAAGGTGATGCGAAGATTTGCCCTCTCAACCTTACGGGACTTAGGAATGGGCAGGAGAGTTACTGAGGATTACATTGTTGAAGAGTGTGGATATCTGATAGAAAAGTTTGAATCTCAGAAAG GAAAGCCCTTTGACCCCATTATGATAATGAATGGAGCAGTGGGTAATATCATCGTATCCATAGTACTTGGAGAGAGATTTGGCTATGAAGATCCCCAATTCGTTAAACTCCTACATTTGATCAATGAAAATGTGCGGGTTTGTGGAAGTCCATCAGTTATG atttataaTCTATTCCCAGCCCTTGGATTTCTCCTGAAGGGCCACAAGGTTGTTCTTCAAAACAGAGATGAACTACATGCGTTTTCACAAGTTACCTTTATAGAACATCTCAGAAAACTGGACAGAAATGACCAGCGCAGTCTTATTGATGCTTTCCTCATAAGACAGCAGGAG GAAGAAAATGACACAAATAGTTATTTCCAAGATGGCAATCTGAAAGCCCTCATAACCAACTTGTTTACTGCTGGCTTGGAGACCACTTCCACCACGCTGCGCTGGGGCTTTCTGCTAATGATGAAGTACCCCGAAATTCAGC AAAAAGTCCAGGAGGAGATCGAGAGAGTCCTAGGATCAAACCCTCCACGTATAGAACATCGTAGTAAGATGCCCTACACAGATGCAGTTGTTCATGAAATTCAGAGGTTTTCTAACATCCTGCCAATGGACTTGCCTCATGAGACTACAATGGATGTAACTTTAAAGGGCTACTTTATCCCaaag GGAACTTACATCATCCCCCTGCTGGCCTCTGTGTTGCAAGACAAATCTCAGTGGGAGAAGCCAGATGCTTTCTATCCTGAGCATTTTCTTGATGCTGAAGGAAAGTTTGTGAAGAAGGAGGCCTTCATGCCTTTTTCAGCAG GCCGGAGGATGTGTGCAGGTGAGACTCTTGCCAAAATggagctcttcctcttcttcgCAAGCCTCCTGCAGAGGTTCACGTTCCAGCCTGCCCCTGGCGTTTCCCGCTTAGACCTGGACCTCACCCCTGCAGTCGGGTTTACCACACCCCCAATGCCCCATGAGATCTGTGCAGTGCCCCGGTCCTAG